Below is a window of Pseudomonas eucalypticola DNA.
ACTCGGCCAGGTACTCTCGCTGGGTCAGCTCGGCGATCAGCGGCTGGTACGCCAGTTCGCGGCCTTCACGGGCACTGTAGACCAGGATGATGCGCTCGAATTTTTCCCACACGTCGAAGTCCTGCAGTATCGACAGGAATGGCGCTACCCCAGTCCCGGTTGCCAGTAACCATAAATCCCGACCGTCGCTGAAGCGGTCCGGCACCAGGTAGCCGAATGCCTGCCGGTCGACCAGCAGCGTGTCACCCTCGCACAGCCGGCTCAATTCGCTGGTGAACTCCCCGCCCGGAACCACGATGGAAAAGAACTCCAGAAACTCGTCATGGGGCGAGGACACCATGGAGTAGGCGCGCCACACTACCGAACCATCCGCCTTGGCGACCCCCAGCCGGGCGAACTGCCCGGCGCGAAAACGAAACCCCGCGTCGCGGGTGGTACGCAGGGTGAACAGGCTTGGCGTCAGGGGCTGAACCTGCAGCAAGGTCTGGCGAGTGAAGTTCTCGGCGCTGGCGGTCATGGTCATCTCCATGGAAACAATGGCTCAGTGTCCCGCAAATGCAGGCGGATAAACACCGGCGCGTTGTAATGGTTTATACGGCCGCGCCCCGCCTGACTAATGTCGTTCTTTAGCAGTAGAACCCTTGGCAAGCATGGAATTGGCCCTAGAATAAAACAATCAATATTGGATCCATGTTTGGCTGGAGGACGCCATGACCCATTGGCCCGAGCAGCAGTTGTGTGAACTATTGCGCCTGACGGACGAAAACAGAATCCTGCGCTCGGCCGTTACTCTGATCCGCGACCTGGGGTTCGACTACCTGCAGTTCAGCACTGCCTTGAGCGCCTGCCCCCACCCCATCTTCATGAGCAAGGGAAACCTGCCGCCCAGATGGACTGCACGCTATCACGACATGGATTACGCCAGGGTCGACCCGGTCATTGCGCATTGCCGCGAATCGCTGGCGCCCTTGCGGTGGACCGATGAACTGTTCGCCGATACCCCCGGCCTGCGCCAGGATGCCAGTGCCCACGGGGTCAGCCACGGGTTGAGCCTGGCGGTACACGATGCGCACGGGCAGATGAGCATGCTGTCACTGGTGCGCCGAACCCTGCCGGTGAGCGACGACGAGTTCTATGCCAAGGCCGGCGCCAGCCTGTGGCTGTGCAACGTGTTGCACGAGCGCCTGAAAAACCACGTTATCCAGGCCTTGGCCATGACCTCCACTGAACTATCGGTGCGGGAACGGCAAATACTGCACTGGCTGGCCGAGGGCAAGACAGCAGGCGAAACCGCAATGATCCTCAACCTGTCGGAACGCACGGTGAACTTCCACATCACCAGCGCCGTGCGCAAGACCGGGCAGAAGAACAAGACCCTGGCAGTGGTACATGCGGCCAAGGCCGGAATACTGGACGGCGTCATGCCTGCATAAAATCGCAAATGGACGTAGAATTCGCGACCCGGAGTGCCTGCGCGCACCTCCCCTGCGAGTTTGGTGCCGCCGAGACTTGCGTAATATACAGCCGCCTACCCTGAGTCTCTGCCCCATGCCCGTGTTGACCTCGCCGTTTGCCCAACTGGACCTTATTCGCCAGCCTGACCAGCCCAACGAGCCTTTGCAGGCATTCGACGCAGCGGACGAATACCTGCTCAACCACCTGGCCGAGCAAAAGCTGCCCGCCGCCACCCGGGTGCTGGTACTCAATGACAGCTTCGGCGCACTGGCCATCAGCCTGCAGGGGCAGTTCGCCCTGGTGACCAGCGGCGACTCCTGCCTGGGCAGCCTGGCGCTGGAAAAGAACCTGGTGCGCAATGGCCGGCCCTTCGACGCTATCACGCTGCTGCCGGCCAGCCAGCGCTGGGACGGGTTGTTCGAACGGGTACTGATCCGCGTGCCCAAGACCCTGGCGCTGCTGGAAGAGCAACTGATTCGCCTGCAAGGTCACCTGGCACCCGGCGCTGAAGTGGTGGCCGGCGCCATGGTCAAGCATTTGCCCCGAGCGGCAGGCGACTTGCTGGAGAAATACATCGGCCCCGTCAGCGCCACCCTGGCCGTGAAGAAAGCTCGCCTGTTGACCGCCCGCGCCGAACCGCGCGCGGCCTTCACCTCGCCCTACCCCAGCCGCTACCGCCTGGACCAGCCCGCCGTGGAGTTACTGAACCATGCCAACGTGTTCTGCCGCGAAGGCCTGGACATCGGCACCCGTGCCTTCCTGCCCCACCTGCCCAAGGGCCTGGGCAGTGCGCGGGTAGCAGACCTGGGCTGTGGCAACGGCGTGCTGGGTATTGTCAGTGCACTGGGCAACCCTGATGCCCACTACACGCTGGTGGATGAGTCCTACATGGCGGTGCAGTCCGCTGCCGAAAACTGGCAAGCCGCGCTGGGCAGCCGTGAAGTGACGGTCCGCGCCGACGATGGCCTGGCCGGCCAAGCCCCGCAGTCGCTGGACGTGGTGCTGTGCAACCCACCCTTCCACCAGGCTCAGGTGGTGGGTGACTTCCTGGCCTGGCGCATGTTCCAGCAGGCTCGCGAAGCACTGGTGGTGGGCGGCGCACTGTACATCGTTGGCAACCGCCACCTGGGTTACCACAACAAGTTGGCGCGGCTGTTCCGCGGGGTCGAGCAGGTAGCGGCGACGCCCAAGTTCGTCATCCTCAAGGCCCGCAAATAGCCCGCCAGGCCTGCGGAGCCTCCCTAAAACGCCAGGGCAAAAAAAACCCTCCGAAGAGGGTCTGAAAGCCGCTGCCTGTGCAAAACAGCGGTGGGATGAGACGGTTGGATCAATGCGACTTCATGCCCGCGGCGGTCATGAACATGCGCAGCAATTCTGCGACGATGCCCAGGGCCACTATGCTGCCGGCCCAGATCACCACCAGCCAGCCAACACGTTTCCACCAGGGGGTGTTGGCGGCCGGATCGGGTTCGTGTTCCTTGGTGCTCATGTCACGACTCTCCAGGCAAGCCCCGGGTGATGCTGCGCACCGCCACGGGGCATGGGGCTATCAGTGGTAACCGTCCTCATGGGTCACCTTGCCGCGGAACACGTAGTAGCTCCAGAAGGTGTACACCAGGATGAACGGGATGATGAACAGGGTGCCCACCAGGATGAAACCCTGGCTCTGCGGTGGCGAAGCAGCGTCCCAGATCGAGATCGATGGCGGGATGATGTTCGGCCACAGGCTGATGCCCAAGCCGCTGTAACCCAGGAAGATCAGGGCCAGGGTCATGATGAACGGCATGTAGTGCGCACGCTGGGAAACGGCCTTGAGCAGCACGTACAGCGACAGCAGCACCAGCAGCGGCACCGGCATGAACCACAGCAGGTTAGGCATGCTGAACCAGCGGCCGGCGATGTCGGCGTGGGTCAGGGGGGTCCAGATGCTGACGATACCGGTCACCAGCAGCAGTACCAGCGCCAGCGGCTTGGCCAGCTTGTGCATGGCTTCCTGCAGGCTGCCTTCGGTCTTCATGATCAGCCAGGTGCAACCCAGCAGGGCATAGGCGACGATCAGCGCCAGGCCACAGAACACGCTGAACGGCGTCAGCCAGTCCAGGCCCCCACCTGCGTAAGCGCGGTTGACCACCGGGATGCCGTCGATGAAGGCACCCAGGGCCACACCCTGGGCAAAGGTGGCCAGCAGCGAGCCGCCAATGAACGCCTTGTCCCAGATGTGGCGCTTGTCGGCACGGGCCTTGAAGCGGAACTCGAAGGCCACGCCGCGGAAGATCAGGCCGATGAGCATCAGGATCAGTGGCAGGTACAGCGCTTCCAGCACCACCGAGTAGGCCAGCGGGAAGGCGCCGAACAGCGCGGCACCGCCCAGCACCAGCCAGGTTTCGTTGCCGTCCCACACGGGGGCGACAGTGTTCATCATTACGTCACGGTCGGACTCGCCCTTGATGAACGGGAATAGAATCCCGATACCCAGGTCGAAGCCGTCCATGATCACGTACATCATGATGCCGAAGATAATGATCACGGCCCAGATCAGTGGCAGATCGATACCCATGACTCAATTCCCCTTGGTCAGGTCGGCAGTGCCTTCTTCGGCGCCTTCGTGGGCGGCGGAGAGAGGACGGGCAGGCGTGCGTGTCTGGCCAGGGCCACCGTGGGTAGCTTCTGCGCCTTCGTGGGTTTTCGGCCCTTTGCGCACCAGGCGCATCATGTAGCCGAAGCCGGTACCGAACAGCGAGAAGTACACCACCACGAACAGCACCAGGGTGATGCTCATCTGCGTGACGCTGTGGTTGGACACCGCATCGGAAGTGCGCAGCAGGCCATACACGACCCACGGCTGACGGCCGATCTCGGTGGTGAACCAGCCCGCCAGCAGGGCGATCAGGCCAGACGGGCCCATGCACATGGCCAGGGTCAGGAACAGGCGGTTGGTGTACAAGCCACCGCGCCAGCGCAGCCAGGCGCTCCACAGGCCCACGGCGATCATCAGCATGCCGAGGCCGGCCATGATGCGGAACGACCAGAACACGATCAGCGAGTTCGGACGGTCTTCAGGCGGGAACGACTTCAGCGCGGGGATCTGCTTGTCCAGGCTGTGGGTCAGGATGAGGCTGCCCAGGTACGGCACTTCGATGGCGTACTTGGTTTTCTCTTCCTTCATGTCCGGGATGCCGAACAGGATCAGCGGCGTCGGCTCGTTGCCGACGTTTTCCCAGTGGCCTTCGATGGCCGCGATTTTCGCTGGCTGGTGCTCCAGGGTGTTCAGGCCGTGGGCGTCACCGACGAAAGCCTGGATAGGCGCGACGATCAGCGCCATCCACATGGCCATGGAAAACATCTTGCGGATGGCCGGGTTGTCGCGGCCGCGCAGCAGGTGCCAGGCAGCCGAGGCGCCGACGAAGAACGCGGTGGCGACGAAGGCGGCGATGGCCATGTGTGCCAGGCGGAAGGGGAACGACGGGTTGAAGATAACCGCCAGCCAGTCCACCGGAATGACGCGCCCGTCGACGATCTCGTAACCTTGCGGGGTCTGCATCCAGCTGTTGGACGCCAGGATCCAGAAAGTGGAGATCAGCGTGCCCACGGCCACCATGACGGTGGAGAAGTAGTGCAGGCCACGGCCCACACGGTTCCAGCCGAACAGCATGACACCGAGGAAACCCGCTTCCAGGAAGAATGCCGTGAGTACTTCGTACGTCAGCAGCGGGCCGTTGACGGCGCCGGCGAAGTCCGAGAAACGGCTCCAGTTGGTACCGAACTCGTAGGCCATGACCAGGCCCGAGACCACGCCCATACCGAAGTTGACGGCAAAAATTTTCGACCAGAAGTGGTACAGGTCGCGGTAGGTATCGTCCTTGGTCTTGAGCCACAGGCCTTCGAGCACCGCCAGGAAACTGGCCAGACCGATGGTGATGGCAGGGAACAGGATGTGGAACGATACGGTAAACGCGAACTGCATTCGGGCGAGATCTAGAGCCTCTAAACCGAACATAAGTTTTCCTCTATCAGATGTGTCATCTGCACGTTACGGGCGGGAGCCCGTGAACCAGCGCCTACGGCCCTCAGGATTACTGAGTGCGGCGCTTGTCATGTGTTCTGCGTAATCAGGTTAGTCAGCGACCGAAGGCCAAACACCGTGCGGGCGCAATGGGTTTTGACGTGGGTCAATGATCTCTAAAAGAGTAGACCCAAAAGCGGTGCGCAACTGCGTGGTCTATTGTCACGCGGCACGTTGCCTCACCCTGCGAAAGGCGGGTGTGGGGGGCGATTGTCGTTGATCAGGCGAGCGGATGGCAGCGAACAGCGGTAACCTGCGTTTCTGCAACCTCTGGTTACAAACAAATGGTAATCTCGCGCCTTCCGCTCGCGAGGTCGCCCTGCCCCATGTCCAGTTCCGCTGTACTGCTGCTGCGTCATCATCGTCCCTTCATGGCCTTCTGGTTCGCGCGGGTGTGTACCGCCAGCGGTTTCCAGATGCTGACAGTGGCCATTGGCTGGCACCTCTACCAGTTGACCGGCAGCGTGCTGGATCTGGGTTTGGTCGGCCTGGTGGAATTCACGCCGCGCGTGCTGTTCATGCTCCACACGGGCCATGTGGCCGACCGCTATGACCGGCGCAAGGTGGCGGCTATCTGCCAGACCGGCCAGGCACTGGTGGCCCTGGCCCTGGTGATCGGCAGCAGCACGGATACCGTCAGCCGCGACATGATCTTCGTGCTGGCTTTCCTACTAGGCAGCGCTCGCGCGTTCGAGATGCCCACGACCCAGGCGCTGTTGCCCAATATCGTGCCTGCCGAGCTGTTCCCTCGGGCCGTGGCGGCCTCGGCGTCGGCCATGCAGACCGCAACCATCGTCGCGCCGGCCCTGGGTGGTTTCCTGTATGCCTTCGGCAGCATCTGGGTGTACGGCCCCACGGTGGTGCTGTACGTGCTGGCCTTGTCGCTGATGCTCAGCCTGCCGGCGCGGCAGACGCCGCTGAACAAGGGCAAGGCCACGCTGCAATCGCTGCTGGCGGGTATTCACTTCATCCGCAGCCGCCCGGACATTCTCGGGGCCATCTCGCTGGACCTGTTCGCGGTCTTGCTGGGCGGCGCCACGGCCCTGCTGCCGGTGTTCGCCCGCGACATTCTGCTGACCGGCCCGTGGGGCCTGGGCCTGCTGCGTTCAGCACCGGCGGTGGGGGCCTTGCTGATGTCGTTCTGGCTGTCGCGTTTTCCTATCGAACGCAACGTGGGCCGCGTCATGTTCACCGGGGTCGGGGTGTTTGGCGTGGCGACCATTGCGTTTGGGCTGTCCACGTCGTTCTGGTTTTCCCTGGGCACCCTGGCGGTGCTGGGCGCGGCGGACATGATCAGCATGGTGATTCGCGGCGCGTTCGTGCAACTGGAAACGCCTGATGAAATGCGTGGGCGGGTGAGCGCGGTGAACGGCCTGTTCATCGGGGCTTCCAACCAGCTTGGGGAGTTCGAGTCGGGGCTGACGGCGCACTGGTTCGGCACTGTTCCCGCAGTGGTGCTGGGCGGTGTGGGTACGCTGGCGGTGACCGGAATCTGGATCAAGCTGTTCCCGACCTTGGCCCAGCGCGATCACATGCATACCCGTAAACCTTAGCGCGCCGATCCCCCAGCTTCGGCCGGCCACCTGTGAGGCCGGGCGAAGCTGGGGAATGCACGCTCAGAGCAATTTATCGAGGGTGATGGGGAATTCGCGTACGCGCTTGCCGGTGGCGTGGTAAATGGCATTGGCCACCGCCGCCGCCACACCGACCACGCCAATCTCGCCGACGCCCTTGGAACCCAGCGCGTTGACGATATCGTCCTCTTCCTCGACAAAAATAACGTCAATGTCGCCAATATCGGCCTGAACCGGAATATGGTATTCGGCCAGGTTATGGTTCATGGGCCGCCCCAGCACATGGTCCACCAGCGCCTCTTCGTGCAAGGCCATGCCCACACCCCATACCACGCCGCCCAGGATCTGGCTGCGCGCCATCTTCGGGTTGATCACCTTGCCCGCCGCCACGGCACTGACGACGCGGTTGACCCGCACGCTGCCCAGGTCTTCATCCACCAGCACCTCGACGAATACCGCCGAATGGGTCGCCGTGGCGTAGGCCTCGCGCTTCTTGTCCGGCTCGGCGTCCACTTGCACCTCCAGGAAGGTTTCGCCACCGGCCTCAAGCAGTTCGGCCAGGGCCCGGCGGTAGCCACCAAAATGCAGGTGGCCTTCCTCGAACCGCGCCCGCTCGGGAGTGATGGCGGCGAACGCCGGGTCGACCTGGCGGGCCAGGTCCAGCAAGCGGCCTTGCAGCGCCGCACAGGCCTGCTGCACGGCACTGCCCACCGAGGACACCGTGAAAGAGCCGCCCTGCAGCGGCGCCGTGGGCAAGGATGAGTCGCCCAGCACGAAGCGAACGTTCTCAACCGCCACGCCAGATGCCTGGGCCGCGATCTGCGTCATGACCGTGTAGGTGCCGGTGCCGATATCGGTAGTGGCACTGCTGACCACCAGTTGCCCGTCGGCCGTGAGCCTGGCCTTGGCACTGGCCTTCATCTGCAAGGCTTCCCATACGCCGCCGGCCATGCCCCAGCCCACCAACTGGTGGCCCTGGCGCTGGCTGCGCGGTTCAGGGTTGCGCCGGGCCCAGCCAAAACGTTCGGCGCCTTCGGCGTAGCAGGCACGCAGCTCTTTGCTGGAGTAGCGCTTGTCTTCGTTCTGGTTGCGCTCGGAGAAGTTGAGCAGGCGCAGTTGCACCGGGTCGATGGCCACGGCGCAGGCCAGTTCATCCATGGCGCACTCCAGGCCGATCAGGCCCAGCGCCGCGCCGGGCGCACGCATGTCCAACGGGGTGTAGACATCCAGTGGCACCAGTTGGTAGTCCAGTTCGACGTTATCGCAGTGGTAGAGCATGCCGCTCCACTCCACCACATGCTCGGCGAAGTTCTCGAAGCGCGATGTCTGGCCGATGGCCTGGTGGCCAATGGCGGTCAACTGGCCATTGGCGGCGCACCCCAGGCGCAGGCGCTGGCGCGTGCGCGGCCGGTAGCCGAAGGTGAACATCTGCTGCCGGGTAAGGGTCACGCGCACTGAGCGCTTGAGCAGCAGCGCCGCCATTACCGCCAGGGGCAGTTGATATTGCGGGCGCAAGCCCGACCCAAAGGCCCCCCCCACGAACGCCGCCAGGATCCGCACCTTTTCCTTGGGCAGGTCGAATACCTTCTGTACGTAGGCCTGGCAGTTCTGTGGCCCCTGGGTCTTGTCATGGATCAGCAGGCTGCCGTCCTGCTGATACAAAACGGTACTGGCGTGGGGCTCCATGGGGTTGTGGTATTCGCTGGGGGTATCGTAAGTGGCGTCGATGCTCAACGCCGCCCCCGCCAGGGCCTGCTCGAAATGCCCACGCGGTTTGGGCGTTTCGGCCGGAGCCGGGTGGGCGTGGTCCAGGTCCACCAGCAGGTCGGTCTGGTGCGCCGCTTCTTCGTATTCGATGTGCACCAGGGTCGCGGCGTAGCGCGCCAGCTCCAGGTCGCACGCTACCACCAACGCCAGCGGCTGGCCGCTGTACAGCACGTGGTCATTGTAGAGGGGGCGAAAGGGCGAGCCCGGGGCGGCGTCGGCGTCTTCGTAGGGCTTGTCGTAGCTGGCGATGGCCGGGCGGTTGGTGTGGTCGATTACCGCCACCACGCCTGGCAACGCCAGGGCTGCGGCGCTATGGATGTTCACCACGCGCCCTCGGGCAATGGTGCTGGAGACTACGCTGCCGTACAGCAGGCCATCTTCGGGAAACTCACTGGCGTAACGGGCCTGGCCAGTAACTTTCAGTACACCGTCGACTCGGTCCATGGGGGTTGCGTTCATGAGGGTTGCCCTCCCAGTGCCGCCTGCTCCAGGGCGCGCACCACGGCGCGGCGAACCAGGCGCACCTTGAAGGCGTTGTGGGCCAGCGGCTCGGCGTCACGCACCAGCGCCTCGGCGGCGGCGGTAAAGGTTTCATGGCTGACCGGTTGGCCTACCAGCTGTGCTTCCACGGCGCGGTCGCGCCACGGCTTGTGGGCTACACCGCCCAACACCAGGCGGGCGGCGGTGATGGTCGGGCCGTCCAGTGTCAGCGCAGCGGCCACCGACACCAGGGCAAAGGCGTAGGACGCGCGGTCGCGCACCTTGAGGTAGTGGCTGTGGGCCGCGAACCCTTCTGCAGGCAATTCGATGGCGGTAATCAGTTCGTCGTCGGCCAACTGGTTGTCGCGCTCCGGGTGGTCCGCGGGCAGCCGGTGGAAGTCGGCGAACTCGATGGTGCGTGCACCGGCGCGTCCCTGCACATGCACCACGGCCTCCAGCGCGGCCAGGGCCACGCACATGTCCGAGGGGTGGGTGGCCACACATTCGGGGCTGGCGCCGAAGATTGCATGAATGCGGTTCAAGCCATCGCGTGCCGGGCAGCCGCTGCCGGGCTTGCGCTTGTTGCAGGGCACCCCGGCGTCGTAAAAGTAGTAGCAGCGGGTGCGCTGCAACAGGTTGCCGCCGGTGGTGGCCATGTTGCGCAACTGCGGAGAAGCGCCCGCCAGGATCGCCTGGCTGAGCAAGGGGTACTGCCATTCCACCTGGGGCAACCAGGCCAGGTCAGCGTTGCTCACCAGGGCGCCGATGCGCAGGCCCCCATCGGCGGTGGGCACCACGTCGCGCAGGGGCAGGCCAGTGATATCGATGACCTTGGCCGGTCGCTCGACATTCTCTTTCATCAGGTCCAGCAGGTTGGTGCCACCGGCGATGAAGCGGCTGCCGGGGCCTGCCTGGCCGATGGCTTCTGCGACGCCCGCCGGGCGGCTATAACTGAAAGGGTTCATTGCCCACCCCCTGCGCGCACATCTTCGATCGCGTCGATGATGTTGCCGTAGGCACCACACCGGCAGAGGTTGCCGCTCATCAATTCACGCACCTGGTCCGGGCTGTGGGCCCTGCCTTCCTCCAGCAGGCCCACCGCCGAACAAATCTGCCCTGGGGTGCAGTAGCCGCACTGAAAGGCGTCATGCTTGATGAAGGCAGCCTGCATCGGGTGCAGACCCGCCTCGTCGGCCAGGCCTTCGATGGTGGTCAGGTGGGCGCCCTGGCACATGATCGCCAGGGTCAGGCAGGCATTCACGCGCTTGCCGTCGCGCAGCACCGTGCAGGCACCGCACTGGCCGTGGTCGCAGCCTTTCTTGCTGCCGACCAGGTCCAGCTGTTCGCGCAGCAGGTCCAGCAGGGTGGTCCAGGGCAGCACTTGCAGGCTGCGGGGCTGGCCGTTGAGGGTCAGCTCCAGGGTATGGGTGGTCTCGCTCATGGCAACCTCACGGTGTTCGGCCTGATTCTTGCGCGGCTTCTGCGAGCGGCGTCGTCAAGGCGTACGACTGGGCGGGTAGCACGATCGTTCAGGTGGATTGATGGGTGGCGCCAGCGCTGAAACAGCGATTGCCGTCTAAAACCGACACGCGCATTCACCGCCGGGCAACCATGCTGCTATGATGCGCGGCTTTTTTCGGCCCCTCGGCGAGCATGTGCTTTGCTTGAGGGGTCAATTCATTCACGGCGCCGGGGCGCGCCACGGGGAGCAGGCATGCTGGAAAGGCTGTTTCAACTCAAAGCACATAACACCAACGTGCGTACCGAGATACTGGCGGGCATCACGACTTTCCTGGCCATGGCCTACATCCTGTTCGTCAACCCGAGCATCCTCGGCGAGACCGGTATGGACAAGGGCGCCATCTTCGTGGCTACCTGCCTGGCCGCGGCCATCGGCTCGACCGTGATGGGCCTGATCGCCAACTACCCGATCGCCCTGGCGCCGGGCATGGGCCTGAACGCCTTCTTCACCTACACCGTGGTGCTGCACATGGGGTACACCTGGCAGACCGCGCTGGGTTCGGTGTTCATTTCTGCCGTGCTGTTCTTCCTGCTGTCGATCTTTCGCATCCGCGAATGGATCGTCAACAGCATCCCCCTGCCCCTGCGTTCGGCGATTGCCGCCGGCATCGGTCTGTTCCTGGCGCTGATCGCCCTGCACAACGCTGGCATCGTAGTGGGCAACGAAGCCACGCTGGTCGGCCTGGGCGACCTGAAAAAACCTGCACCTATCCTGGCCACCCTCGGTTTCGTGCTGATCGTGGGCCTGGAGGCACTGAAGGTCCGCGGCGCAGTGCTGATCGGCATCCTGGCGGTGACCATCGTCTCGATCCTGATGCACTTCAGCGAGTTCGGCGGCGTGGTGTCCATGCCACCTTCGCTGGCCCCTACCTTCCTGCAGCTGGACATCAAGGGCGCGCTGAACGTGGGCCTGGTGAGCGTGATCTTCGCGTTCCTGTTCGTTGACCTGTTCGACAACTCCGGCACCCTGATCGGCGTGGCCAAACGCGCCGGCCTGATGGGCAAGGACGGCCACATGCCGAAAATGGGCCGTGCCCTGATCGCTGACAGCACCGCGGCCATGGCCGGCTCCCTGCTGGGCACCTCGACCACCACTAGCTACATCGAGTCGGCTGCGGGCGTGAGCGCCGGCGGCCGTACGGGCCTGACCGCCATCGTGGTAGCCGTGCTGTTCATCCTGGCCCTGTTCTTCGCCCCGCTGGCCGGCAGCGTGCCCGCCTTCGCCACCGCCCCGGCCCTGCTGTTCGTGGCCGTGCTGATGATGTCGGGCCTGGCTGAAATCAACTGGGACGACATCACCGAAGCCGCACCCGTGGTGGTCACGGCCCTGGCGATGCCCTTCACTTATTCCATCGCCAACGGCATCGCCTTCGGCTTCATTTCCTGGACGCTGATCAAGCTGCTGTCGGGCCGCACCCGCGACCTGAACCCGGCACTGGTCATCCTCTCGATTCTGTTTGTCATCAAGCTGGGCTGGTTCAACGCATGAGTACAGTAGTGGACCCGGCGGACTACAGCCGCCAACTGGACGAGAAGACCGCGCGCCTGCGTGAACTGCTGGCGCCCTTCGATGCCCCGGAACCGGCGGTGTTCGACTCGCCACGCGAGCACTACCGCCTGCGCGCCGAGTTTCGCCTGTGGCGCCAGGACGGCCAGCGCCACTACGCCATGTTCGCCCCGGGCGAGAAGCACCAGGCCATCCTGATCGAGGAATTCCCGATCGCCAGCCTGCGCATCAACGAATTGATGCCCAAGCTCAAGGCCGCCTGGCAGGCCAATGAAGCCCTGAGCAACAAGCTGTTCCAGGTGGAGTTCCTGACCACCCTGGCCGGCGACGCCATGGTCACCCTGTGCTACCACCGCCCCCTGGATGCACACTGGCAGGCCGCCGCCGAACAACTGGCGGCCGACCTGGGCGTGAGCCTGATTGGCCGTTCCAAAGGCAAGCGCGTGGTGATCGGCCGCGATTTCGCCGTGGAAAAGCTGGAAGTGGCAGGGCGCACCTACCAGTATCAACAGCCGGAAGGCGCCTTCACCCAGCCCAACGGCACGGTGAACCAGAAGATGCTGAACTGGGCGTACGATGCGTTGGGCCAGCGTGATGACGACCTGCTGGAATTGTATTGCGGCAACGGCAATTTCACCCTGCCCCTGGCCACCCGGGTGCGCAAGGTGCTGGCGACCGAGATCAGCAAGACCTCGGTGTACGCGGCGCTGAACAACCTGGCCGACAACGCTGTGGATAACGTGACCCTGGTGCGCCTGAGCGCCGAGGAATTGACCGAAGCGCTGAACGAAGTGCGGCCATTCCGCCGCCTGCAGGGCATTGACCTGAAGAGCTACCAGTTCGGCAGCGTGTTCGTCGACCCACCGCGTGCGGGCATGGACCCCGACACCTGCGAACTGACCCGGCGTTTCGACAACATTCTGTACATCTCCTGCAACCCGGAAACGCTGGCGGCCAACATCGCCCAGTTGCACGACACGCACCGCATCGAGCGCTGCGCGCTGTTCGACCAGTTCCCGTACACCCACCACATGGAGTCGGGCGTGTTGCTGGTTCGCCGGTAACCGCGTACCACGGGCTTAGCGGCTTTGCAGCCAGCCGCTCAGCCACCGCGTCGCCCTAGGCATGAACACGTAGACCACCAGCAGCACCACGCTCAAGGTGATCACCGTGTTCGCCGCGGCATAGCTGCCCAACCACGGCAACAGCTTGAACACCGGCCCCCACAACCACGGCACCAGAAAACTCAGCGGCAGGATGACCATGAAGGTCACGCATGCCTGCTTCCAACGGGGCGGCGGGGCATTGCCGGCTTCCACGGGGGTGAACCAGAACTCGCGGTCGTTGTTGATCTCGGTCTGGTCGCCGTCGGCCAGCATCGGCCTGGCTTCCTCCACCAGGCGCTTGCGGTCACCGGAATCGAGCCAGGCCTGCAACTGCTCGG
It encodes the following:
- a CDS encoding MFS transporter, encoding MSSSAVLLLRHHRPFMAFWFARVCTASGFQMLTVAIGWHLYQLTGSVLDLGLVGLVEFTPRVLFMLHTGHVADRYDRRKVAAICQTGQALVALALVIGSSTDTVSRDMIFVLAFLLGSARAFEMPTTQALLPNIVPAELFPRAVAASASAMQTATIVAPALGGFLYAFGSIWVYGPTVVLYVLALSLMLSLPARQTPLNKGKATLQSLLAGIHFIRSRPDILGAISLDLFAVLLGGATALLPVFARDILLTGPWGLGLLRSAPAVGALLMSFWLSRFPIERNVGRVMFTGVGVFGVATIAFGLSTSFWFSLGTLAVLGAADMISMVIRGAFVQLETPDEMRGRVSAVNGLFIGASNQLGEFESGLTAHWFGTVPAVVLGGVGTLAVTGIWIKLFPTLAQRDHMHTRKP
- a CDS encoding (2Fe-2S)-binding protein, whose protein sequence is MSETTHTLELTLNGQPRSLQVLPWTTLLDLLREQLDLVGSKKGCDHGQCGACTVLRDGKRVNACLTLAIMCQGAHLTTIEGLADEAGLHPMQAAFIKHDAFQCGYCTPGQICSAVGLLEEGRAHSPDQVRELMSGNLCRCGAYGNIIDAIEDVRAGGGQ
- a CDS encoding NCS2 family permease; its protein translation is MLERLFQLKAHNTNVRTEILAGITTFLAMAYILFVNPSILGETGMDKGAIFVATCLAAAIGSTVMGLIANYPIALAPGMGLNAFFTYTVVLHMGYTWQTALGSVFISAVLFFLLSIFRIREWIVNSIPLPLRSAIAAGIGLFLALIALHNAGIVVGNEATLVGLGDLKKPAPILATLGFVLIVGLEALKVRGAVLIGILAVTIVSILMHFSEFGGVVSMPPSLAPTFLQLDIKGALNVGLVSVIFAFLFVDLFDNSGTLIGVAKRAGLMGKDGHMPKMGRALIADSTAAMAGSLLGTSTTTSYIESAAGVSAGGRTGLTAIVVAVLFILALFFAPLAGSVPAFATAPALLFVAVLMMSGLAEINWDDITEAAPVVVTALAMPFTYSIANGIAFGFISWTLIKLLSGRTRDLNPALVILSILFVIKLGWFNA
- a CDS encoding FAD binding domain-containing protein, producing the protein MNPFSYSRPAGVAEAIGQAGPGSRFIAGGTNLLDLMKENVERPAKVIDITGLPLRDVVPTADGGLRIGALVSNADLAWLPQVEWQYPLLSQAILAGASPQLRNMATTGGNLLQRTRCYYFYDAGVPCNKRKPGSGCPARDGLNRIHAIFGASPECVATHPSDMCVALAALEAVVHVQGRAGARTIEFADFHRLPADHPERDNQLADDELITAIELPAEGFAAHSHYLKVRDRASYAFALVSVAAALTLDGPTITAARLVLGGVAHKPWRDRAVEAQLVGQPVSHETFTAAAEALVRDAEPLAHNAFKVRLVRRAVVRALEQAALGGQPS
- a CDS encoding xanthine dehydrogenase family protein molybdopterin-binding subunit, with the protein product MNATPMDRVDGVLKVTGQARYASEFPEDGLLYGSVVSSTIARGRVVNIHSAAALALPGVVAVIDHTNRPAIASYDKPYEDADAAPGSPFRPLYNDHVLYSGQPLALVVACDLELARYAATLVHIEYEEAAHQTDLLVDLDHAHPAPAETPKPRGHFEQALAGAALSIDATYDTPSEYHNPMEPHASTVLYQQDGSLLIHDKTQGPQNCQAYVQKVFDLPKEKVRILAAFVGGAFGSGLRPQYQLPLAVMAALLLKRSVRVTLTRQQMFTFGYRPRTRQRLRLGCAANGQLTAIGHQAIGQTSRFENFAEHVVEWSGMLYHCDNVELDYQLVPLDVYTPLDMRAPGAALGLIGLECAMDELACAVAIDPVQLRLLNFSERNQNEDKRYSSKELRACYAEGAERFGWARRNPEPRSQRQGHQLVGWGMAGGVWEALQMKASAKARLTADGQLVVSSATTDIGTGTYTVMTQIAAQASGVAVENVRFVLGDSSLPTAPLQGGSFTVSSVGSAVQQACAALQGRLLDLARQVDPAFAAITPERARFEEGHLHFGGYRRALAELLEAGGETFLEVQVDAEPDKKREAYATATHSAVFVEVLVDEDLGSVRVNRVVSAVAAGKVINPKMARSQILGGVVWGVGMALHEEALVDHVLGRPMNHNLAEYHIPVQADIGDIDVIFVEEEDDIVNALGSKGVGEIGVVGVAAAVANAIYHATGKRVREFPITLDKLL